From the genome of Methanomicrobia archaeon:
TGGTAGAGGAAAAAGGCGAAGGAATAAACGAGCGGATTTATACAATACCACTGCGAGCGGTAAAGAAAGCGCCGCGCTGGAAGCGGAGCAATCGAGCAATAACGTTGATACGCGAGTATTTAGTGCGACATACAAAAGCTGAGTATATTGTGTTGGATAGGACG
Proteins encoded in this window:
- a CDS encoding 50S ribosomal protein L31e, which produces MVEEKGEGINERIYTIPLRAVKKAPRWKRSNRAITLIREYLVRHTKAEYIVLDRTINEKVWERGSQKPPSRIRVKVTEEEDVIKAELVE